CGCTCTGCGTGCGGCTGGTGCCGAGGGCATCGCCGAGAACGTTGGTGGTGCCGTGACCGCACCTGCCCCCCAGGTTGGCTACACCCAGGAAATGACCACTTGCGTGGACACCTCCGGTCAAGCTTTCGCCATCCTCCTCAACGTCTCGTACCTGCTGCCTCTGACCTGGTTGTTCGCGCGCTTCTTTGTGCGATCTTACATGAAGCGCAAGGACCCGAAGCAGCCCACTCACATGGAGGCTGCTGAAAAGGCTGGCATGGACGCCCTCAAGGGCGTTGGCCGTGAAATCCGACGCGCCGCATTTGAGGGCGAGAACAGCGAAAACACAGAGAACACGGACGAGGAGGTTGTCCGCGCGCAAGTGCAGAAGCTTGCTGCTCGGGCATCTCCTCAGGACTCCCCCATTCGCACCCGGTCCTCTGCGGCCaacaaggccaaggccagtGCTGCTGGCGCCACGGCTACTCCTTCCCGTGATCGGTCATCCGACGAGGGCTTCTCGACTGTCCCCGCCAAGAAGGGCGCCAAGAAGCAGACCAAGGGCGACGTGGAGCCCGCTCCTGTCCTGACGGAAGTCCAGGGACAGAACCCCTTTGGCGTTCTTGACAACAACGCTTGAAAAACTTGGGTGATGGACGTGTCACAGTATCGTCATTTATTTCAATCCGCTCAACTaagttctttttttgggagtCTCTGGAGTTTGGCGCAAGTCCGCTGGTCCGCTGGTCCGCTCGCAATCCGTGGcaggcgggggggggggcatcATTTGGGATATTGCTCTCGGCCGGACTGCAAtcatttcctcctcgtccttggaCATCCTTCGTGCAATGAACGCTCCCAGAACAGGCACCTATAGTAAAGGGTGCGGATGGGTTGGGATTGGCCGACCACCTCTGCAGCCGTTTTCATGAGGGCTGTTTTGCACCCAACGATCATCCCACCACACGAAACAATCGATGCCGCCCTTCGACCTGTTGATCACGTCAAAGCGCCCGATTGGTATTATGCGGCGATTCAGTGTTACATCACTTGGGTAGTCGCTTTCCTCCCAACCTTGGTTGTCAGTCTCCACTTGCTCACTTCATGTTCTACCTTCATACTGTATATTATGTGTGGTCTTCTGGGGGGCAGAGTTTAGAATGGTCTGCAGGCCAGTAGTGTCGGTTGTTTGATTTTGAGCGACCAAAAAGCATTTTATTCTATCCTCTTCATGACATACCTAGTACTCTGGTAGATGAAAAAATCTATTCCAGGGACATCAGGATCTCACCTAGATAGGTGGCCGACCGATCAGGCTGTTCCTGTTCTAGTCATATTTATGCCCGTCGCTAGCAATGATCTTCTGGgggttgggggggggggggggttgctcGTCTGATGCCTGAGAATTTGGTGCATTTTCATGGCATTTTCTCACGGGGTCAATAGATGTGGATCATAAGAGGGACAGAAACAATATGCCGCCTCCTAGGAAGAATCTGTGAATCTAATACTGGGAATGATATAATATCGATAATGGAATAGACGTAGTCTTGCAGAGCATCCAGCTAGAACGGGCTTTGCTTTGTGGGGATCACCGTGCGAGGTCTTGTCGACAATATCACTTATACCTCGGGCATCTTTCAACGGCTTTGACGAACCATGGAAGCAAATGGATGCTCAACTAGGTAAGCCCCTGCAGCCGGCATCTCCGGGATCAATCTGCATGCCTACAACCTTATTATCCTGTCGACCTGGTGAGGCTATGTCCTTTCCATCTTAACCGCGCGGCCGACTTGGTGAACATCTCCGAACAATTAGCCGATCATTACTCGGAAGGGCTACACATGCCAGACGGGGCAAATTGCTCTCTTGCTTCTGTCTCCTCTCTCCACATTTTCTCCGCACGCTGAATGGAGGAAAAACTGCGTGCCCGCCATTGATTGCAGCGGGGAAGCTGAGTCGCGCCTCGTCCGATATTTCGCCTAAATCCAGTCCAACCGGTATGGGGATAGACGTGCAGACACGATGGGTCTCGGCACGGTCAACCCCCATTCGGGATTACACCGACGTGGTCGGCTCTCTCAAGGCGCAATCGTGGAGAATATTCAATCTACCATACCTGCCACCCCCACCCTTTTCTCCGTAAAAGTGGAATGATGCAATGTGGGTGGTGAGGCATCGGCTGCAGGTATAAAAAGTGTAGAACCCTTTTCTCCTCGAGGGAGATGGCCGCCACAAGCGCGAAGCGTCTGCATCATTCCCTAAGCTCGAGTCCATTGGAGGTCGACTGTCGTCCAGTCCGATCTCCTCGTTTGTCGGATTCACCATGACGCGAGCTACTCGTCTCATCTATGGGCTGGGGGCCGTGGCATCCTTGCTCAGCACCGCCATCGCGACGGAGGCTCAGACTACCAAGGACTGGCCATTACAAGATGATGGCTTGAACCAGGTCGTGCAATGGGATCACTACAGCTTCCACATCAATAACCAACGGATCTTTGTTTTCTCAGGAGAGTTCCACTACTGGCGCATTCCAGTGCCCGGTCTCTGGCGTGATAttctcgagaagatcaaggcaGCTGGCTTCACAGCGTTTGCGTTCTACTCGAGCTGGGGCTATCATGCGCCCAATAACCACACGCTCGATTTCACCACCGGTGCGCATGACTTCACCCCTTTGTACGAATTGGCCAAAGAGCTGGGCCTCTACATTATCGTTCGCCCAGGCCCGTATGTCAATGCCGAAGCCAGTGCCGGAGGATTTCCTCTGTGGCTGACGACTGGTGAATACGGCACGCTTCGCAATAACGATACCCGCTACACAAAAGCCTGGACGCCGTACTTCACCAAGTTGTCCGAGATCACGAGCAAGCACCAGGTCACCGGGGGTGGGAACACCCTTGTCTATCAGATTGAGAACGAATATGGATCACAATGGGAGGGGTGGGCTTCAGAACGTCAACCCAATGAGGATGCCATCGCCTACATGGAACTCCTCGAGGCCAATGCCCGCGCCAATGGTATCACTGTCCCATTGACGTCCAACGATCCCAACATGAACTCTCACTCCTGGGGCAGTGATTGGTCCAATGAGGGCGGCAATGTCGATGTGGCAGGACTGGACTCATATCCGTCGGTGAGTTTTTGAATATCCCCGTCTCGTCAAATCCGATGAATAACTCCGAAGAATTGGCACGACTGactttccttccttctctcaTTTGGTAAACAGTGCTGGACCTGCGACCTAAGTCAATGTACCTCCACCAACGGCGCATATGTTCCATTCCAGGTGTTGGACTACTACGACTATTTCCAAGAATCCCAACCAAACCTGCCTTCATTCATGCCCGAATTCCAAGGCGGATCATTCAATCCCTGGGGTGGTCCCGAGGGTGGCTGCCCTCAAGATATCAACCAGGACTTTGCTAACCTCTTTTACCGCTGGAACATCGGTCAGCGCGTCACGGCGATGAGCTTGTACATGTTGTTTGGTGGCACCAATTGGGGTGCCATTGCGGCGCCGGTCACGGCGAGTAGCTACGACTATTCAGCCCCCATCTCGGAGGATCGATCCATTGGAGATAAATACTATGAGACCAAGCTGCTGGCTTTGTTCACTCGTTCCGCCAAAGATCTGACCATGACAGATCTCATCGGCAATGGCACTCAGTACACGGACAATGCGAATGTCCGTGCATACGAGCTTCGGAATCCCGAGACCAATGCCGGCTTCTACGCCACATTCCATAGCAACACGTCCATTGGCTCAAATGAAGCGTTCCATGTCAAGTTGAACACCTCTGCTGGTGCTCTGACGGTACCAAAGCACGGTGGTGTCGTTCGTTTGAATGGACACCAGTCCAAGATCTTGGTTACCGATTTCAAGTTTGGCAAGGAGACCCTGCTGTATTCCACCGCTGAAGTCCTGACATATGCTGTCTTTGAGAATACTCCAACCTTGGTCCTTTGGGTGCCAGCCGGAGAGTCGGGCGAATTCAATATCAAGGGTGCAAAGAAGGGATCTGTCAGCGCTTGTCACGGTTGCTCGAGTGTTGGCTTTTACCCCGAACATGGCGGACTCACAGCCACCTTTACTCAGTCCTCTGGCATGAGTGTACTAGAGATCGACAATATTCGAGTCATTTTGCTTGACAGAAAGTCTGCGTATAAGTTTTGGGCTCCAGCACTTACCAACAATCCCCTTGTGCCCGAGACTGAGACCGGTTAGTTCGAACTTCCACCCAACGGAacccctttcccccccggAAAAGAAATCTAACGTATGTCCCCAGTGCTCGTTCAAGGACCGTATCTTGTTCGCGGAGCCGGTGTTTCCGGGTCCAAACTGGCTCTGACTGGCGATAACACTGACAAAACGGTGCTCGAGGTCTTTGCTCCCAAGAACGTCAAGTCGGTCACCTGGAATGGAAAAACAGTTCATGTTGAACGTACAGCATACGGTAGCTTGAAGGGCTCAGTCGAGGCAcccaagaccatcaagcTCCCTTCATTTGGCTCCTGGAAGTCCAATGACAGTCTGCCCGAGCGATTGGCTTCCTATGACGACTCTGGTGCAGCATGGGTCGGTAAGTATTTATCTCGGACGTATTTTGTGATAATCCCACACGCTTTGACTGACTTCATTCGTCAGACGTCGACCACCAGACTACTTCGAACCCACTTAAGCCTAAGACTCTGCCTGTCATGTATGCTGATGAATATGGTGAGTGAACCGCTGTCCTGTGGTCTGAAGGATCTCTCCCACTGACCATGGCCAGGGTTCCACAACGGTGTCCGTCTCTGGCGAGGATATTTCAACGGTTCCGCTACGGGGGCCTACATTAACGTTCAAGGTGGATCTGCTTTGTAAGTCTTCTCGAAATGCATCTCTCCCCCCACACATATACCTCCACGATCTAACATTCGGATTCCAGTGGCTGGTCCGCATGGCTCAACGGCAAATTCATCGACTCCTTCCTAGGCGATGCCAGCCACGACCAGGGCAACCTcactctctccttctcaaatGCCACCCTCAGCACCACTGAGCCCAATgtt
This genomic window from Penicillium oxalicum strain HP7-1 chromosome III, whole genome shotgun sequence contains:
- a CDS encoding putative beta-galactosidase B is translated as MTRATRLIYGLGAVASLLSTAIATEAQTTKDWPLQDDGLNQVVQWDHYSFHINNQRIFVFSGEFHYWRIPVPGLWRDILEKIKAAGFTAFAFYSSWGYHAPNNHTLDFTTGAHDFTPLYELAKELGLYIIVRPGPYVNAEASAGGFPLWLTTGEYGTLRNNDTRYTKAWTPYFTKLSEITSKHQVTGGGNTLVYQIENEYGSQWEGWASERQPNEDAIAYMELLEANARANGITVPLTSNDPNMNSHSWGSDWSNEGGNVDVAGLDSYPSCWTCDLSQCTSTNGAYVPFQVLDYYDYFQESQPNLPSFMPEFQGGSFNPWGGPEGGCPQDINQDFANLFYRWNIGQRVTAMSLYMLFGGTNWGAIAAPVTASSYDYSAPISEDRSIGDKYYETKLLALFTRSAKDLTMTDLIGNGTQYTDNANVRAYELRNPETNAGFYATFHSNTSIGSNEAFHVKLNTSAGALTVPKHGGVVRLNGHQSKILVTDFKFGKETLLYSTAEVLTYAVFENTPTLVLWVPAGESGEFNIKGAKKGSVSACHGCSSVGFYPEHGGLTATFTQSSGMSVLEIDNIRVILLDRKSAYKFWAPALTNNPLVPETETVLVQGPYLVRGAGVSGSKLALTGDNTDKTVLEVFAPKNVKSVTWNGKTVHVERTAYGSLKGSVEAPKTIKLPSFGSWKSNDSLPERLASYDDSGAAWVDVDHQTTSNPLKPKTLPVMYADEYGFHNGVRLWRGYFNGSATGAYINVQGGSAFGWSAWLNGKFIDSFLGDASHDQGNLTLSFSNATLSTTEPNVLLIVHDDTGHDETTGALNPRGILEAQLQGSASGFTHWRLAGTAGGESNLDPVRGVYNEDGLYGERVGWHLPGFDDSKWPTTTSLGFKGATVRFFRTTVPLNFPSGTDVSVSFVLSTPAGSTKAYRAQIFINGYQYGRYNPHIGNQVIYPVPAGILNYNGENTVVVALWAQTEAGADIKVDWRVNYVADSSLDAVTLSEKAEDLRPKWTEERNKFA